GCGCCGAGAACCAGCAGCGGGCCAGGCACCAACTCGGGGAAGAACAGGACTGCGAGCGGGGCCGAGACCATGGCGAAGCCCATGCCTCCGATGCCCTGAAGCAACGCCGCGACGAAAACCATCCCCGCCGCTCCAGCGAAATGGCCGCCAGAGAAGCCTGGCGGAAACAGATCGGAGAGCACCGTCTCCATGGCTCAGGCGCCGAGATAGATGCTCTTGATCCGCGTATAGAAGTCCATCACCGTCGCACCGCCCTGTTCCTTGGCGGCCTGGTTGCTGGAATGCTTGAACCCGCCGAACGGCACGTTCAATCCGACGCCGGTGGTCGGGCCGTTGACCTTGACGATGCCGTGCCGGGTCAGGCGGGCAAAGCGAAGGACGGATGGCAGATCGCTGGTGACGAGCGAGACGGCGAGGCCATATTCGGTTTCGTCGGCGATCGCGATCGCCTCGTCGAGCGTGTCGATGGCCCGGACGGCGACGACGGGCCCGAAAATCTCTTCCCGCAGCAGGCGGCTTCCAGCCGGCAGGTCGGCGATCACCGCCGGGCTGACGAAATAGCCATGCGCCAAGGCGGGATCGGTCTCCCGCAGCGATTCCCCGCCCGTCACGATCCGCGCGCCCTCGTCGCGGGCGATCGCGATATAGGAGAGGACCTTGTCATATTGCGCCTTCGTCGCGAGCGGTCCCATCTTCGCGCCCTCGGCATCGCCGGGGCCGACCTTGATCGCCCGCGCGACGGAAGCCAGCTTCTCGACCAGCGCCTCATAGAGCGGCCTTGCCACCAGAACCCGGCTGGTGCCGGTACAGGCTTGGCCCGTCAGTCCAAAGGCGCCCCGTTCGATGATGGCGGCGGCCTTGGCGAGATCGGCATCGGCCAGAACGATGGTCGCGTTCTTGCCGCCCATTTCGAGCTGGCAGCGCGTGTCGGTCGAGACGGAAGACTGGATGTCGCGGCCAACGGCGTAGGAGCCGGTGAAAGTGATCGCGTCGATGCCGGAATGCGCCGTGATCGCTTTTCCAATGCTAGCGCCCCGGCCGTGCACAAGGGCCAGAAGCTTCGGTGGAACGCCTGCCTCCAGCAGCACCTCGACCAGGCGCTGGCCCATCAGCGGCGTCACCTCCGATGGCTTGAAGATCACGCCATTGCCAGCCGCCAGTGCCGGGGCGATCTTGCGTGCCGCCATCGACAGCGGAAAGTTCCATGGGGTGATGACCGCGACGACACCGACAGGTTCCCGGAGCGAGAACACGATCTGTCCGGCCTCGCTCGGATAGGTCTCGCCATGCGTGCGCAAGGCTTCGCCGGCATAGAGGCGGAAATTCGCCGCGATCCGGCGCGCCTCGTTGCGCGCCTCGCCGATCGTCTTGCCCTCTTCGCGCGTGAGTTCGGCGGCGATCTCATCGGCGCGCCGGCTCATGATGTCAGCCGCCTTGAACAGGACGTCGGCGCGAAGCTCGGGCGATGCAGCCGCCCAGGCCGGCCAAGCCTCCCCGACACAAGCCACGGCCCGTGCCACATCCTCCGCGCCGGAATCCGGAAACGTGCCGATGAGGTCGCGATCATCGGCCGGGCTGCGATCCTCGAAGGTGGCGCCGGACGTCGCCGCGATCCACTGGCCGTCAATATGGTTGAGGTGGGTCATGCGATAGGGAACTTTCAGAAGGCTGCGGTCAGCGAAATCGAGAGGCGAAGGAAGCCAGGGAGCCGTGCGGCGGCGCCCGGCCACTATTCACCGATGGGCTTGCCGTTCGGACCTCGCGGCAGCCACGAGACGGCGACATCGCCGCTGACGAAGGTCTGACAGGCCATGCGATAGCCGGCGGCGAGGTCGGTGTCGGTCAGATGCTTGCGCTCCTTCGCCTTCACCGCGTCGGTATGCTCAAGGCCTGCCTCGATCCGGCAACGGCAGGTTCCACAGATGCCGCCGCCACATTTGAAGGGAATGCCACCCTTCTCGCGCAGCGAGACCCGGAGCAGATTGCTGTTCGGCTCGGCAGTCGCCGTCTTTCCATCGTTCGTGATGAACGTGATGGTGATCATCGGCAGTCGTTTATCCTGGCTTCGTCGGATCGAGTGTCAGACGGGCTTCAGCACGATGTCCATGCTGCCGTAATGGGTGAGCGTGTTGAGTTCGCGGAGTGCGTCCTCGCGCGTGTCGAATTTCTCGAACAGCTTCGACGGCACGGAGTTCGTGATCTGGGGCGGCTCGTCCTCGACGATCGTGATCCGCGCATCGCTGCGCTGCAGCTCGGCAATGGTGAATTGCGCGCGCT
This DNA window, taken from Kaistia algarum, encodes the following:
- a CDS encoding 2Fe-2S iron-sulfur cluster-binding protein, whose amino-acid sequence is MITITFITNDGKTATAEPNSNLLRVSLREKGGIPFKCGGGICGTCRCRIEAGLEHTDAVKAKERKHLTDTDLAAGYRMACQTFVSGDVAVSWLPRGPNGKPIGE
- a CDS encoding ferredoxin — protein: MYVILTSKPGQFRTEISDGVVPVESYDYLFYGTKRAQFTIAELQRSDARITIVEDEPPQITNSVPSKLFEKFDTREDALRELNTLTHYGSMDIVLKPV
- a CDS encoding aldehyde dehydrogenase family protein — its product is MTHLNHIDGQWIAATSGATFEDRSPADDRDLIGTFPDSGAEDVARAVACVGEAWPAWAAASPELRADVLFKAADIMSRRADEIAAELTREEGKTIGEARNEARRIAANFRLYAGEALRTHGETYPSEAGQIVFSLREPVGVVAVITPWNFPLSMAARKIAPALAAGNGVIFKPSEVTPLMGQRLVEVLLEAGVPPKLLALVHGRGASIGKAITAHSGIDAITFTGSYAVGRDIQSSVSTDTRCQLEMGGKNATIVLADADLAKAAAIIERGAFGLTGQACTGTSRVLVARPLYEALVEKLASVARAIKVGPGDAEGAKMGPLATKAQYDKVLSYIAIARDEGARIVTGGESLRETDPALAHGYFVSPAVIADLPAGSRLLREEIFGPVVAVRAIDTLDEAIAIADETEYGLAVSLVTSDLPSVLRFARLTRHGIVKVNGPTTGVGLNVPFGGFKHSSNQAAKEQGGATVMDFYTRIKSIYLGA